A genome region from Baekduia alba includes the following:
- a CDS encoding IclR family transcriptional regulator produces the protein MNGPGPAYPIDSVDRALSLILAFEDRESITITEAGKFLGVSRSTAFRLLNVLEHREFVRQDPRTKVFHSGPALLRVGLSAVQRSDIRTALRSTLEEIVREVGETAHLVVLQRNDAFYIDCVEGSSMVRATPRVGTVLPAHVSAAGKVLLANLPPARLDDLLANELVGVTKRSKTSAAGVRRELAKVRKRGWALNDGESEEGLRAVAVLISAEDNGTGVDAAITLAGPAQRLTDERIETVAETMLRIAAAGSRA, from the coding sequence GTGAACGGTCCGGGCCCCGCGTATCCGATCGACTCGGTCGACCGGGCACTGTCGTTGATCCTGGCGTTCGAGGACCGCGAGTCGATCACCATCACCGAGGCGGGCAAGTTCCTCGGGGTGTCGCGCTCCACCGCCTTCCGGCTCCTGAACGTGCTCGAGCATCGTGAGTTCGTGCGGCAGGACCCGCGGACCAAGGTCTTCCACAGCGGCCCCGCGCTGCTGCGCGTCGGCCTCAGCGCGGTCCAGAGGTCGGACATCCGCACGGCGCTGCGCTCGACGCTCGAGGAGATCGTCCGCGAGGTGGGCGAGACCGCGCACCTCGTCGTCCTGCAGCGCAACGACGCCTTCTACATCGACTGCGTCGAGGGCTCGTCGATGGTGCGCGCCACCCCGCGCGTCGGGACCGTCCTGCCGGCCCACGTCAGCGCGGCGGGCAAGGTCCTGCTCGCGAACCTGCCGCCGGCACGCCTCGACGACCTCCTGGCCAACGAGCTGGTGGGGGTCACGAAGCGCTCGAAGACGTCGGCCGCCGGCGTCCGGCGCGAGCTGGCCAAGGTCCGCAAGCGGGGCTGGGCGCTCAACGACGGCGAGAGCGAAGAAGGCCTGCGCGCCGTGGCGGTGCTCATCAGCGCCGAGGACAACGGCACGGGCGTCGACGCCGCCATCACGCTCGCCGGTCCGGCGCAACGTCTGACCGATGAGCGCATCGAGACGGTCGCCGAGACGATGCTCCGCATCGCCGCCGCCGGCTCCCGCGCCTGA
- a CDS encoding ABC transporter permease produces MLRALSFRNVSALYVFVVVFVVFSLWIPQTFLDVDVWRTLLDANAITALVAVGLVLPLAAGSFNLAIGAEVGLGAILVAWLLSNRGSPIGVSIAVTLVAGAAVGALNGLLIVKARIDSFIATMGMSSILLALIAWISDSQQILGLSSSFQSMARSEVLGITLPVYILLAVALGVWYVLERTPAGRRVYATGGNAEAARLAGVRTSSVVLVSLVACGVITALAGILTSSRIAAGDPTIGPPLLLPAFAAAFLGSTQFRRGRFNVWGTVVAVYVLATGIKGLQLAGAPVWIPDLFNGVALLAAVGLAKYERFGAHAGAIRRLLRFERRSGPVLDAGPHEA; encoded by the coding sequence GTGCTGCGCGCGCTGTCGTTCAGGAACGTCAGCGCGCTCTACGTGTTCGTCGTCGTCTTCGTCGTGTTCTCGCTGTGGATCCCGCAGACGTTCCTCGACGTGGACGTGTGGCGCACGCTCCTCGACGCCAACGCGATCACGGCGCTGGTCGCCGTCGGACTGGTCCTGCCGCTCGCGGCGGGCTCGTTCAACCTCGCGATCGGCGCCGAGGTGGGGCTCGGCGCCATCCTCGTCGCGTGGCTGCTCTCCAATCGCGGGAGCCCGATCGGCGTGTCGATCGCCGTGACGCTCGTCGCCGGCGCGGCGGTCGGCGCCCTCAACGGGCTGCTGATCGTCAAGGCGCGGATCGACTCGTTCATCGCCACCATGGGGATGAGCTCGATCCTGCTCGCGCTGATCGCGTGGATCTCCGACAGCCAGCAGATCCTCGGGCTCAGCTCGTCGTTCCAGAGCATGGCGAGAAGCGAGGTGCTCGGGATCACGCTGCCCGTCTACATCTTGCTCGCCGTGGCCCTGGGCGTCTGGTACGTGCTCGAGCGAACGCCGGCGGGACGGCGGGTCTACGCGACCGGGGGCAACGCGGAGGCGGCGCGCCTCGCGGGCGTTCGCACTTCGAGCGTCGTGCTCGTCTCGCTGGTCGCGTGCGGTGTGATCACCGCCCTGGCGGGGATCCTGACGAGCTCGCGGATCGCCGCCGGGGACCCGACGATCGGTCCGCCGCTGCTGTTGCCCGCGTTCGCCGCGGCGTTCCTGGGCTCGACGCAGTTCCGGCGCGGGCGCTTCAACGTCTGGGGCACGGTCGTGGCGGTGTACGTGCTCGCGACCGGCATCAAGGGCCTCCAGCTCGCGGGGGCGCCGGTGTGGATCCCCGACCTGTTCAACGGCGTGGCCCTGCTGGCCGCCGTGGGGCTCGCCAAGTACGAGCGCTTTGGCGCGCATGCCGGCGCGATCCGGCGCCTGCTGCGTTTCGAACGACGCTCCGGGCCGGTGCTTGACGCCGGCCCACACGAGGCATAA
- a CDS encoding SDR family NAD(P)-dependent oxidoreductase, which produces MTAGTLTGRVALVTGGGRGIGRGISLALAAGGATVAIGYRSDEGAARATTAEIMASGGRAECLQLDLEDLAGFEAFAAELRARVGVVDLLVANAGRASAGRSVGDTELRELERVMIINALATHQLCRLLLPGMRTRPRSDVIVISSSLVAHMPAGAAPYNMAKAAVEALAQTLAKEEADAGVRVNIVAPGLVSTDMGDRLVRARLGGGVAADLDARQPFGRVCRPDDVAAAVRFLASEEAALITGARLVIDGGNANPLAA; this is translated from the coding sequence GTGACGGCCGGCACGCTGACCGGCCGCGTCGCGCTCGTGACCGGCGGCGGCCGCGGCATCGGTCGTGGCATCTCGCTGGCGCTCGCCGCGGGCGGCGCGACCGTGGCGATCGGGTACCGCAGCGACGAGGGTGCGGCGCGCGCCACCACCGCCGAGATCATGGCCTCGGGTGGGAGGGCGGAATGCCTGCAGCTCGATCTCGAGGATCTCGCCGGGTTCGAGGCCTTCGCCGCGGAGCTGCGCGCGCGTGTCGGGGTCGTCGACCTGCTCGTCGCCAACGCGGGCCGGGCCAGTGCCGGGCGGTCGGTGGGCGATACCGAGCTGCGCGAGCTGGAGCGGGTGATGATCATCAACGCGCTCGCGACGCATCAGCTCTGCCGGCTGCTGTTGCCGGGAATGCGGACGCGGCCCCGATCGGACGTCATCGTCATCTCCAGCAGCCTCGTCGCGCACATGCCCGCCGGCGCGGCGCCGTACAACATGGCCAAGGCCGCTGTCGAGGCGCTCGCGCAGACGCTCGCCAAGGAAGAGGCCGACGCGGGAGTGCGCGTGAACATCGTGGCGCCGGGGCTGGTCTCCACCGACATGGGCGACCGCCTGGTGCGCGCACGGCTGGGCGGCGGGGTCGCCGCCGACCTCGACGCACGCCAGCCCTTCGGGCGCGTGTGCCGGCCGGACGACGTCGCGGCCGCCGTGCGCTTCCTCGCGTCCGAGGAGGCCGCGCTGATCACCGGCGCGCGCCTCGTGATCGACGGCGGCAACGCGAATCCCCTGGCGGCGTGA
- a CDS encoding acyl-CoA dehydrogenase family protein produces the protein MAWDFATDPAFEAQLAWMDAFVRARVWPLETVASELEQSDLDRLYAPIQAEVKERGLWAAHLPPELGGQGFGQVKLALMHEIIGTSPFGPEAFGCQAPDSGNSEILAIAGSAAQKERWLGPLLAGAIRSAFAMTEPEVAGSDPTLIKTRAREVDGGWVLDGHKWFVTNGSLADVFIVMAVTDPDAQAHRRASMLIVPADAEGVRVLRDVPSMDDPTAALGRAGNHAEVVFDGVPLDAGALLGGAGDGFKIAQLRLGPGRIHHAMRWLGVCRRAFDMLCERATYRTSHGGLLSEKQTIQNWIADCAADMHAARLMTLHAAWVIDTKGAAAARQEIGLIKFFGARVLHDVVDRALQAHGALGYSADLPLEEMYRMARAARILDGPDEVHRQSVARQILKRYAPPPDGVPTEHVPTRRLRAREQLGAALLATGEAS, from the coding sequence ATGGCATGGGACTTCGCGACCGACCCCGCGTTCGAGGCGCAGCTCGCGTGGATGGACGCGTTCGTCCGGGCACGCGTCTGGCCGCTCGAGACGGTGGCCTCGGAGCTCGAGCAGTCCGACCTGGACCGGCTCTACGCGCCGATCCAGGCCGAGGTGAAGGAGCGCGGGCTGTGGGCGGCGCACCTGCCGCCGGAGCTCGGCGGCCAGGGCTTCGGCCAGGTCAAGCTCGCGCTCATGCACGAGATCATCGGGACCTCGCCGTTCGGTCCCGAGGCCTTCGGGTGCCAGGCCCCCGACTCGGGCAACAGCGAGATCCTCGCGATCGCCGGAAGCGCCGCGCAGAAGGAGCGCTGGCTGGGGCCGCTGCTCGCCGGCGCGATCCGCTCGGCGTTCGCGATGACCGAGCCCGAGGTCGCCGGTTCCGACCCCACCCTCATTAAGACGCGCGCGCGAGAAGTCGATGGCGGCTGGGTCCTCGACGGCCACAAGTGGTTCGTGACCAACGGCTCGCTGGCGGACGTCTTCATCGTGATGGCCGTCACCGACCCGGACGCCCAGGCCCACCGGCGCGCCTCGATGCTCATCGTGCCGGCGGACGCCGAGGGCGTGCGGGTGCTCCGGGACGTGCCGTCGATGGACGATCCGACCGCGGCCCTGGGGCGGGCCGGCAACCACGCCGAGGTCGTCTTCGACGGGGTGCCGCTCGACGCGGGCGCGCTGCTCGGCGGCGCCGGCGACGGGTTCAAGATCGCCCAGCTCCGGCTCGGCCCAGGGCGGATCCACCACGCGATGCGGTGGCTCGGCGTGTGCCGGCGGGCGTTCGACATGCTCTGCGAGCGTGCGACGTACCGCACGTCGCACGGCGGGCTCCTGTCCGAGAAGCAGACGATCCAGAACTGGATCGCCGACTGCGCGGCCGACATGCACGCCGCGCGGTTGATGACCCTGCACGCCGCGTGGGTGATCGACACGAAGGGCGCGGCGGCCGCGCGGCAGGAGATCGGGTTGATCAAGTTCTTCGGCGCGCGCGTGCTCCACGACGTCGTCGACCGCGCGCTCCAGGCGCACGGCGCGCTCGGCTACTCGGCCGACCTGCCGCTGGAGGAGATGTACCGGATGGCGCGCGCGGCGCGCATCCTCGACGGTCCCGACGAGGTCCATCGCCAGAGCGTCGCGCGCCAGATCCTCAAGCGCTATGCGCCCCCGCCCGACGGCGTGCCGACCGAGCACGTGCCGACGCGGCGCCTGCGCGCGCGGGAGCAGCTCGGTGCGGCGTTGCTGGCGACCGGAGAGGCCTCGTGA
- a CDS encoding enoyl-CoA hydratase/isomerase family protein — MTPKDTPNDGEPHLKVERPAPYVLRLTLNRPRVLNALSEALRDALITTLREVRDDPSATKAVIFTGAGDYFCSGGDVTEFADFLGPRPVDGYRAQMFFQELALLLLQLPCPVIGAINGPAHGGGTAVAMMTDLRIVSDRASFRVGQVARGLVPDVGLTWVLPRVVGTGRALELMLLNEELSAAAAERIGLVNRVVPHDEVGDAALEMATKLAASSRTSLEWIKRTTYMNLDLGMEPGFRLEAMAQALLSATDDFEEGLHAFKERRAGSFK; from the coding sequence ATGACGCCCAAAGACACGCCGAACGACGGCGAGCCGCACCTCAAGGTCGAGCGGCCGGCCCCCTACGTCCTGCGGTTGACGCTCAACCGGCCGCGGGTCCTCAACGCGCTCAGCGAGGCCCTCCGCGACGCGCTGATCACGACCTTGCGCGAGGTGCGCGACGACCCGAGCGCCACCAAGGCGGTCATCTTCACCGGCGCCGGCGACTACTTCTGCTCCGGCGGGGACGTGACCGAGTTCGCCGACTTCCTGGGACCGCGTCCCGTCGACGGCTACCGCGCACAGATGTTCTTCCAGGAGCTGGCGCTGCTCCTGCTGCAGTTGCCGTGCCCGGTGATCGGCGCGATCAACGGGCCGGCCCACGGCGGCGGAACCGCCGTCGCGATGATGACCGACCTGCGCATCGTCAGCGACCGGGCGTCGTTCCGGGTCGGGCAGGTCGCGCGCGGCCTGGTGCCCGACGTCGGCCTGACCTGGGTGCTGCCGCGCGTCGTCGGCACCGGGCGGGCGCTCGAGCTGATGCTCCTCAACGAGGAGCTCTCGGCCGCGGCCGCCGAGCGGATCGGGCTGGTCAACCGCGTCGTGCCCCACGACGAGGTCGGCGACGCCGCGCTCGAGATGGCCACCAAGCTCGCGGCGTCGTCGCGGACCTCGCTCGAGTGGATCAAGCGCACCACGTACATGAACTTGGACTTGGGCATGGAGCCGGGCTTCCGTCTGGAGGCGATGGCCCAGGCGCTGCTCAGCGCGACCGACGACTTCGAGGAAGGGCTGCACGCGTTCAAGGAGAGACGTGCCGGGTCGTTCAAGTAG
- a CDS encoding sugar ABC transporter ATP-binding protein — translation MDDTFSALLQVRDVSMTFPGLKAVDGVSTQLGAGEIVALVGQNGSGKSTLVKILAGVHQPDPGSEVILGRGPDGQPVSLHFIHQDLGLVGVLSTIENLDLGRRLGRRGLLPAPVKTERRHAEAMIAGFGGSFDVTAPVATLSAAERTIVAITRALDGWDHPSNVLVLDEPTAALHGDEVGKLFTAVRRVAARGAGVIFISHRLDEVVELADRVIALRDGKLIADVGRGEYDHDDLVRLIAGEIASAHTEHGEVAFATEPVLSARGLRSRTIRRLDLDLHPGEIVGVSGVLGSGREELAGALFGASDAQLDELRVGGRALGRPNPRRSIAAGIAYVPAERHREGAVMTMSVRENMTLPRLAPLRRRFGRLDQAAERREVDEWIERVAVRPAEPERPLTLLSGGNQQKVVLAKWLRNEPRVLLLDEPTQGVDVGAKAGIFELIATAAAQGAGVLVCSSDAKELALICDRVVVMRDGEAVAEIERSQLSEAAVVGAGLDSDKTTSSATRSV, via the coding sequence ATGGACGACACGTTCTCGGCGCTCCTCCAGGTTCGCGACGTCTCCATGACGTTCCCGGGGCTCAAGGCCGTGGATGGCGTCTCGACCCAGCTCGGCGCGGGGGAGATCGTCGCCCTGGTCGGGCAGAACGGCTCGGGGAAGTCGACGCTGGTCAAGATCCTGGCCGGCGTCCATCAGCCCGATCCGGGCTCCGAGGTGATCCTCGGCCGCGGCCCCGACGGCCAGCCGGTCAGCCTCCACTTCATCCACCAGGACCTCGGCCTGGTGGGCGTGCTCTCGACGATCGAGAACCTCGACCTCGGCCGCCGGCTCGGCCGCCGCGGCCTCCTGCCGGCGCCCGTGAAGACCGAGCGGCGCCACGCCGAGGCGATGATCGCGGGCTTCGGCGGGTCCTTCGACGTCACCGCGCCGGTCGCGACGCTGTCGGCCGCGGAGCGCACGATCGTCGCGATCACCCGAGCGCTCGACGGATGGGACCATCCCTCCAACGTCCTCGTCCTCGACGAGCCGACCGCCGCGCTGCACGGCGACGAGGTCGGCAAGCTGTTCACCGCGGTGCGCCGGGTCGCCGCGCGGGGCGCCGGGGTCATCTTCATCTCTCACCGGCTCGACGAGGTCGTGGAGCTCGCCGACCGGGTCATCGCCCTGCGGGACGGGAAGCTGATCGCCGACGTGGGCCGCGGCGAGTACGACCACGACGACCTGGTGAGGTTGATCGCCGGCGAGATCGCCTCCGCGCACACCGAGCACGGCGAGGTCGCGTTCGCGACCGAGCCGGTGCTGAGCGCTCGTGGCCTGCGGAGCCGGACGATCCGGCGGCTGGACCTCGACCTGCACCCAGGCGAGATCGTCGGCGTGTCGGGCGTGCTCGGCTCCGGGCGCGAGGAGCTGGCCGGCGCGCTGTTCGGCGCGAGCGACGCGCAGCTCGACGAGCTGCGGGTCGGCGGTCGCGCGCTCGGGCGCCCGAACCCGCGTCGCTCGATCGCCGCCGGGATCGCCTACGTCCCCGCCGAGCGCCACCGCGAGGGCGCCGTGATGACCATGTCGGTGCGCGAGAACATGACCTTGCCGCGGCTGGCGCCGTTGCGCCGCCGCTTCGGCCGGCTCGACCAGGCGGCGGAGCGCCGCGAGGTCGACGAGTGGATCGAGCGTGTCGCCGTGCGGCCCGCCGAGCCCGAGCGGCCGCTGACGCTGCTGTCGGGTGGCAACCAGCAGAAGGTCGTGCTCGCCAAGTGGCTGCGCAACGAGCCCCGGGTGCTGCTGCTGGACGAGCCGACCCAGGGCGTCGACGTCGGCGCCAAGGCCGGGATCTTCGAGCTGATCGCGACCGCGGCGGCTCAGGGCGCCGGCGTCCTGGTCTGCTCATCCGACGCCAAGGAGCTGGCGCTGATCTGCGATCGCGTCGTGGTCATGCGCGACGGCGAGGCGGTGGCCGAGATCGAGCGCTCGCAGCTCAGCGAGGCGGCCGTGGTCGGCGCCGGCCTCGATTCCGACAAGACGACTTCCTCAGCGACCCGGAGCGTTTGA
- a CDS encoding VOC family protein, with product MLQAKLSHVALRSADPAGTRQFYEDVVGLRTVVADRPRAQLALGGAHVVELHDGQGLDHFALEVVDQAQFRALSERLSAHGIAVAPAADADHPDGIRFADPEGHVIEVHGRIDRTGEGVRADGRRPTGLHHITLTSPDVPALTAFYRDVLGFVVSDRMADRFAWMRCNREHHTVAIVQGEVGGLDHYCFEVSDWEDVKDWCDLLAVRDVPVSWGPGRHGPGNNVFIMFDDPDGVHIELSCEMERFWDDRVEYPEPRNWAAELRTVNLWGPAPEWRRPLEAPAA from the coding sequence GTGCTTCAGGCCAAGCTCTCCCACGTAGCCCTCCGCAGCGCGGATCCCGCCGGGACGCGTCAGTTCTACGAGGACGTCGTGGGCCTGCGCACCGTCGTCGCCGACCGCCCCCGCGCTCAGCTGGCGCTGGGTGGAGCGCACGTCGTCGAGCTCCACGACGGTCAGGGGCTGGACCACTTCGCCCTCGAGGTCGTCGACCAGGCGCAGTTCCGCGCGCTGTCGGAGCGCCTGTCCGCGCACGGGATCGCGGTCGCGCCGGCCGCCGACGCCGACCATCCCGACGGCATCCGGTTCGCCGACCCCGAAGGCCACGTGATCGAGGTGCACGGGCGGATCGACCGGACCGGCGAAGGCGTGCGCGCCGACGGGCGCCGGCCGACCGGGCTGCATCACATCACCCTCACGTCGCCCGACGTGCCGGCGTTGACCGCCTTCTACCGAGACGTCCTCGGGTTCGTGGTCTCCGACCGCATGGCCGACCGGTTCGCGTGGATGCGCTGCAATCGCGAGCACCACACCGTCGCGATCGTGCAGGGCGAGGTCGGCGGCCTCGACCACTACTGCTTCGAGGTCTCCGACTGGGAGGACGTCAAGGACTGGTGCGACCTGCTCGCCGTCCGCGACGTCCCGGTCAGCTGGGGTCCCGGCCGCCATGGGCCCGGGAACAACGTGTTCATCATGTTCGACGATCCCGACGGCGTCCACATCGAGCTGTCCTGCGAGATGGAGCGGTTCTGGGACGACCGCGTCGAGTACCCCGAGCCACGCAACTGGGCCGCCGAGCTGCGGACCGTGAACCTCTGGGGACCGGCCCCCGAGTGGCGCCGGCCGCTCGAAGCGCCCGCCGCCTGA
- a CDS encoding bifunctional 3-(3-hydroxy-phenyl)propionate/3-hydroxycinnamic acid hydroxylase: MPDVDVLVVGGGPTGLAAANALGQLGVNVLLVEREPGVAELPRAVSVDDETMRFMQRLGLVDRMRDVALPGTGTKYFGRRGQLLAYARGPERPPHGQPIKNPIDHAEFQLVLLRGLRRYPHVDVRHQTTFTGFEQHADGVTATIETGGRTETVEARYLLGADGGRSPVRTLIGQEPMTGSAFEERWLVVDTINDRHDERYAMHYGDPDRPRVIVVGRDGRCRYEFLIRDDEHPTDDDLPDLVTRLVAPYRALAAEDVVRSTIYKFYALVADRFDDGRVFILGDAAHMMPPFAGQGLNSGIRDAANLSWKIAAELQGRAGRGLLDSYTRERQPHVEATVALSVRLGAVMMTRSRAKAWARDVLFATVGRVPAVKRFLTEMRYRPPALYPDGFSVDAGTDPLAGRMLIEAQVIDAAGHVVGLDAVLGTGFALLAVDTDPRCFEELSAAVWEQLGAKPVHVTLDHRLPVVRLRLEGVADLDGSLAAQLDPVRGRCVLVRPDKVVAGTFAPSEEAPFAAQLAELLGEVEAAAPAIRRSGATPGR, encoded by the coding sequence ATGCCTGACGTCGACGTGCTCGTCGTCGGGGGAGGGCCCACCGGGCTGGCCGCGGCCAACGCGCTCGGCCAGCTCGGGGTGAACGTGCTGCTCGTCGAGCGCGAGCCCGGAGTGGCCGAGCTTCCCCGTGCCGTGAGCGTCGACGACGAGACCATGCGCTTCATGCAGCGGCTCGGGCTCGTCGACCGCATGCGCGACGTCGCGCTGCCAGGCACGGGCACGAAGTACTTCGGTCGGCGCGGGCAGCTGCTGGCCTACGCGCGGGGCCCGGAGCGGCCGCCCCACGGGCAGCCCATCAAGAACCCGATCGACCACGCGGAGTTCCAGCTCGTCCTGCTCCGCGGACTCCGCCGGTACCCGCACGTCGACGTGCGCCATCAGACGACGTTCACCGGCTTCGAGCAGCACGCCGACGGCGTCACCGCGACGATCGAGACGGGCGGTCGCACAGAGACGGTGGAGGCGCGCTACCTGCTCGGCGCCGATGGCGGGCGCAGTCCCGTTCGGACCCTGATCGGTCAGGAGCCGATGACCGGCTCGGCGTTCGAGGAGCGATGGCTGGTCGTGGACACGATCAACGACCGCCACGACGAGCGCTACGCGATGCACTACGGCGACCCGGACCGTCCGCGGGTGATCGTCGTCGGGCGCGACGGGCGCTGCCGCTACGAGTTCCTGATCCGCGACGACGAGCATCCGACCGACGACGACCTGCCGGACCTCGTCACGCGGCTCGTCGCCCCGTACCGGGCGCTGGCTGCCGAGGACGTCGTTCGCTCCACGATCTACAAGTTCTACGCGCTGGTCGCCGATCGCTTCGACGACGGCCGCGTCTTCATCCTGGGCGACGCCGCGCACATGATGCCCCCGTTCGCGGGCCAGGGCCTCAACAGCGGCATCCGCGACGCCGCCAACCTGTCCTGGAAGATCGCCGCCGAGCTGCAGGGCCGCGCAGGCCGCGGACTGCTCGACAGCTACACGCGCGAGCGCCAGCCCCACGTCGAGGCGACCGTCGCGCTCTCGGTCCGCCTCGGGGCGGTCATGATGACTCGGTCACGCGCCAAGGCATGGGCCCGGGACGTGCTGTTCGCGACGGTGGGCCGCGTCCCCGCGGTCAAGCGGTTCCTGACCGAGATGCGCTACCGCCCGCCGGCCCTGTACCCGGACGGCTTCTCGGTCGACGCGGGCACCGATCCGCTCGCCGGCCGGATGCTGATCGAGGCGCAGGTGATCGACGCCGCCGGCCACGTCGTCGGGCTCGACGCCGTCCTCGGCACCGGCTTCGCGCTGCTCGCCGTCGACACCGATCCGCGGTGCTTCGAGGAGCTCTCGGCCGCCGTGTGGGAGCAGCTCGGCGCCAAGCCGGTCCACGTCACGTTGGACCATCGGCTGCCGGTGGTCCGCCTCCGGCTCGAAGGCGTCGCCGACCTGGACGGGTCGTTGGCCGCGCAGCTCGACCCGGTCCGGGGACGCTGCGTCCTCGTCCGGCCCGACAAGGTCGTCGCCGGCACGTTCGCCCCGTCGGAGGAGGCGCCGTTCGCCGCCCAGCTCGCCGAGTTGCTCGGTGAGGTCGAGGCTGCCGCTCCCGCGATCAGACGGTCCGGTGCCACCCCCGGACGGTAA
- a CDS encoding fumarylacetoacetate hydrolase family protein, whose protein sequence is MRFVNYRHDGEVRAGRVEGDAVVPLAIPPISAGFDLALLLEAPAAAEAAPLPLADVRLLAPVLQPGKVICLGLNYRGHVTETKRELPTYPVLFTKFAESIIGPADDIVAPPESTQIDYEAELAVVIGRPARRISLAEAPGVVAGYAVANDVTMRDYQYKTHQWLQGKAWPRTTPLGPWLVTADELGAEPELDIALELNGQERQRSNTRHMIFGLAETISTLSEFMTLAPGDVVLTGTPAGVGYRRDPQVFLTPGDRVKVTIEGIGSVDNTVVAEDVHA, encoded by the coding sequence ATGCGGTTCGTCAACTACCGGCACGACGGGGAAGTTCGCGCCGGCCGCGTCGAGGGCGACGCGGTCGTGCCGCTGGCGATCCCACCGATCAGCGCGGGGTTCGACCTCGCGCTGCTCTTGGAGGCCCCGGCCGCGGCGGAGGCGGCGCCGCTCCCGCTCGCCGACGTGCGTCTCCTGGCGCCCGTCCTGCAGCCGGGGAAGGTCATCTGCCTGGGCCTCAACTACCGCGGCCATGTCACGGAGACCAAGCGCGAGCTCCCGACCTACCCGGTGTTGTTCACGAAGTTCGCGGAGTCGATCATCGGCCCCGCCGATGACATCGTCGCACCGCCCGAGTCGACGCAGATCGACTACGAGGCCGAGCTCGCCGTGGTCATCGGCCGACCCGCGCGCCGCATCTCGCTGGCCGAGGCGCCGGGCGTCGTCGCGGGGTACGCGGTGGCCAACGACGTCACGATGCGCGACTACCAGTACAAGACGCATCAGTGGCTGCAGGGCAAGGCGTGGCCGCGCACGACACCGCTCGGGCCGTGGCTGGTGACGGCCGACGAGCTCGGGGCCGAGCCGGAGCTCGACATCGCGCTCGAGCTCAACGGGCAGGAGCGGCAGCGCTCGAACACGCGGCACATGATCTTCGGGCTCGCCGAGACCATCAGCACGCTGTCGGAGTTCATGACGCTGGCGCCCGGCGACGTGGTGTTGACGGGCACGCCCGCCGGGGTCGGCTACCGGCGCGACCCTCAGGTCTTCCTGACTCCGGGGGATCGCGTCAAGGTGACGATCGAGGGCATCGGCTCGGTCGACAACACGGTCGTGGCCGAGGACGTGCATGCCTGA